The following proteins come from a genomic window of Sander vitreus isolate 19-12246 chromosome 14, sanVit1, whole genome shotgun sequence:
- the LOC144528784 gene encoding growth factor receptor-bound protein 10-like isoform X3, with amino-acid sequence MPSCSPDCCLFQAVEIVKVWSEDGAGKVVEIPADMTARDVCQLLVYKSHCLDDNAWSLVEHHPVLGLERCLEDHELVVQVQASMSSDSKFLFRKNYAKYEFFRNPLNFFPEQMVAWCQESEGSISQSQLLQNFLNSSSCPEIQGYLYVKEPGRRSWKKLYMFLRRSGLYYSTKGTSKEPRHLQLLSDLEDSNIFTIITGRKLHNAPTDYQFCIKPSKVRSDCKELKMLCAEDEQSRTCWMTAFRLLKYGIVLYQSYNVPQQRKSNLSPFSAPVRSVSENSLVAMDFSGRTGRVIDNPVEAQSAALEEGQTWRKRSQRMNVLGSPSPLHPSSLSTVIHRTQVWFHGRIMREEAHKMIIQQGQVDGLFLLRDSQSNPKAFVLTLCHHQKIKHFQILPCEEDGQVFFSLDDGATRFTDLIHLVEFYQLNRGVLPSKLKHPCTAVAL; translated from the exons ATGCCATCCTGCTCTCCAGACTGTTGCCTATTTCAGGCTGTGGAG ATAGTGAAGGTGTGGAGTGAGGATGGGGCCGGTAAAGTGGTGGAGATCCCAGCAGACATGACGGCCAGAGATGTGTGTCAGCTCCTGGTCTACAAGAGCCACTGTTTGGACGACAACGCCTGGAGTCTGGTGGAGCACCACCCCGTCCTTGGCCTCG AAAGATGTCTGGAGGACCACGAGCTGGTGGTTCAGGTTCAAGCCTCCATGAGCAGCGACAGTAAATTCCTCTTCAGAAAGAACTATGCCAAATATGAATTCTTCAGAAACCCCCTG AACTTTTTTCCGGAGCAGATGGTGGCTTGGTGTCAGGAGTCTGAAGGCTCAATCTCTCAGTCACAGCTCTTACAG AACTTTCTGAACTCCAGCAGCTGTCCAGAGATCCAGGGCTATCTGTATGTGAAGGAGCCTGGGCGCAGGTCCTGGAAGAAACTCTACATGTTCCTGCGACGCTCTGGGCTCTACTACTCTACTAAAGGAACATCCAAG GAGCCCCGACACCTGCAGCTACTGTCAGATCTGGAGGACAGTAACATCTTCACCATCATCACTGGAAGAAAGCTCCACAACGCTCCCACAGACTACCAGTTCTGCATCAAG CCCAGCAAAGTGAGGAGCGACTGTAAGGAGCTTAAGATGCTGTGTGCTGAGGACGAACAGAGCAGGACCTGCTGGATGACTGCCTTCAGACTGCTTAAA TATGGAATAGTACTGTATCAGAGCTACAACGTTCCCCAGCAGAGGAAGTCTAACCTCTCACCTTTCTCAGCGCCTGTG CGGAGTGTATCTGAGAATTCCCTAGTCGCCATGGACTTCTCGGGGCGGACTGGTCGCGTCATCGACAACCCCGTCGAGGCCCAGAGCGCTGCCCTGGAGGAGGGACAGACCTGGAGG AAACGGAGCCAGCGCATGAATGTCCTGGGCAGTCCCAGCCCCCTGCACCCATCCTCTCTGAGCACAG TGATCCACAGGACACAGGTATGGTTTCATGGTCGCATCATGAGAGAGGAAGCCCACAAAATGATCATTCAACAAGGCCAAGTAGACGG GTTATTCCTGTTGCGGGACAGTCAGAGTAATCCCAAGGCATTCGTGCTCACCTTGTGCCACCACCAGAAGATCAAGCACTTCCAGATCCTACCG TGTGAGGAGGACGGTCAGGTGTTCTTCAGCCTCGACGACGGCGCCACCAGGTTCACCGATTTGATCCACCTGGTGGAGTTTTACCAGCTCAACAGAGGAGTGCTCCCCAGCAAGCTCAAACACCCCTGCACCGCCGTGGCCTTGTGA
- the LOC144528784 gene encoding growth factor receptor-bound protein 10-like isoform X2: MEIVKVWSEDGAGKVVEIPADMTARDVCQLLVYKSHCLDDNAWSLVEHHPVLGLERCLEDHELVVQVQASMSSDSKFLFRKNYAKYEFFRNPLNFFPEQMVAWCQESEGSISQSQLLQNFLNSSSCPEIQGYLYVKEPGRRSWKKLYMFLRRSGLYYSTKGTSKEPRHLQLLSDLEDSNIFTIITGRKLHNAPTDYQFCIKPSKVRSDCKELKMLCAEDEQSRTCWMTAFRLLKYGIVLYQSYNVPQQRKSNLSPFSAPVRSVSENSLVAMDFSGRTGRVIDNPVEAQSAALEEGQTWRKRSQRMNVLGSPSPLHPSSLSTVIHRTQVWFHGRIMREEAHKMIIQQGQVDGLFLLRDSQSNPKAFVLTLCHHQKIKHFQILPCEEDGQVFFSLDDGATRFTDLIHLVEFYQLNRGVLPSKLKHPCTAVAL, translated from the exons ATGGAG ATAGTGAAGGTGTGGAGTGAGGATGGGGCCGGTAAAGTGGTGGAGATCCCAGCAGACATGACGGCCAGAGATGTGTGTCAGCTCCTGGTCTACAAGAGCCACTGTTTGGACGACAACGCCTGGAGTCTGGTGGAGCACCACCCCGTCCTTGGCCTCG AAAGATGTCTGGAGGACCACGAGCTGGTGGTTCAGGTTCAAGCCTCCATGAGCAGCGACAGTAAATTCCTCTTCAGAAAGAACTATGCCAAATATGAATTCTTCAGAAACCCCCTG AACTTTTTTCCGGAGCAGATGGTGGCTTGGTGTCAGGAGTCTGAAGGCTCAATCTCTCAGTCACAGCTCTTACAG AACTTTCTGAACTCCAGCAGCTGTCCAGAGATCCAGGGCTATCTGTATGTGAAGGAGCCTGGGCGCAGGTCCTGGAAGAAACTCTACATGTTCCTGCGACGCTCTGGGCTCTACTACTCTACTAAAGGAACATCCAAG GAGCCCCGACACCTGCAGCTACTGTCAGATCTGGAGGACAGTAACATCTTCACCATCATCACTGGAAGAAAGCTCCACAACGCTCCCACAGACTACCAGTTCTGCATCAAG CCCAGCAAAGTGAGGAGCGACTGTAAGGAGCTTAAGATGCTGTGTGCTGAGGACGAACAGAGCAGGACCTGCTGGATGACTGCCTTCAGACTGCTTAAA TATGGAATAGTACTGTATCAGAGCTACAACGTTCCCCAGCAGAGGAAGTCTAACCTCTCACCTTTCTCAGCGCCTGTG CGGAGTGTATCTGAGAATTCCCTAGTCGCCATGGACTTCTCGGGGCGGACTGGTCGCGTCATCGACAACCCCGTCGAGGCCCAGAGCGCTGCCCTGGAGGAGGGACAGACCTGGAGG AAACGGAGCCAGCGCATGAATGTCCTGGGCAGTCCCAGCCCCCTGCACCCATCCTCTCTGAGCACAG TGATCCACAGGACACAGGTATGGTTTCATGGTCGCATCATGAGAGAGGAAGCCCACAAAATGATCATTCAACAAGGCCAAGTAGACGG GTTATTCCTGTTGCGGGACAGTCAGAGTAATCCCAAGGCATTCGTGCTCACCTTGTGCCACCACCAGAAGATCAAGCACTTCCAGATCCTACCG TGTGAGGAGGACGGTCAGGTGTTCTTCAGCCTCGACGACGGCGCCACCAGGTTCACCGATTTGATCCACCTGGTGGAGTTTTACCAGCTCAACAGAGGAGTGCTCCCCAGCAAGCTCAAACACCCCTGCACCGCCGTGGCCTTGTGA